The Castanea sativa cultivar Marrone di Chiusa Pesio chromosome 11, ASM4071231v1 genome contains a region encoding:
- the LOC142614918 gene encoding small ribosomal subunit protein mS47-like isoform X1: protein MRLVDTYGTFTLYWEYLGLIGEKLNGAEMISCGLATHYAHSSKLALIEEQLGKLDTDDPSAIETSLEKYSDLVYLDNISVLHRIEILDKCFSHDTVEEIIDSLWNPPRLEQVSKDMVEHYFSPLSKSEPELELPTEVREAFT, encoded by the exons ggGAGTACTTGGGTCTCATAGGAGAAAAACTTAATGGAGCAGAAATGATTTCTTGTGGGCTTGCTACACATTATGCGCATAGCTCA AAGCTTGCATTAATCGAAGAACAACTTGGGAAATTGGATACTGATGATCCTTCTGCCATTGAAACTTCTTTAGAAAAATATAGTGACCTTGTCTATCTAGATAATATAAGTGTACTTCACAG GATTGAAATACTTGATAAATGTTTCAGCCATGACACAGTTGAAGAAATTATCGATTCCTTG TGGAATCCTCCGAGGTTGGAACAAGTGTCCAAAGACATGGTGGAGCACTATTTTTCACCACTCAGCAAATCTGAGCCTGAATTGGAGCTACCCACAGAAGTGCGAGAAGCATTCACATAG
- the LOC142614918 gene encoding small ribosomal subunit protein mS47-like isoform X2 — translation MISCGLATHYAHSSKLALIEEQLGKLDTDDPSAIETSLEKYSDLVYLDNISVLHRIEILDKCFSHDTVEEIIDSLWNPPRLEQVSKDMVEHYFSPLSKSEPELELPTEVREAFT, via the exons ATGATTTCTTGTGGGCTTGCTACACATTATGCGCATAGCTCA AAGCTTGCATTAATCGAAGAACAACTTGGGAAATTGGATACTGATGATCCTTCTGCCATTGAAACTTCTTTAGAAAAATATAGTGACCTTGTCTATCTAGATAATATAAGTGTACTTCACAG GATTGAAATACTTGATAAATGTTTCAGCCATGACACAGTTGAAGAAATTATCGATTCCTTG TGGAATCCTCCGAGGTTGGAACAAGTGTCCAAAGACATGGTGGAGCACTATTTTTCACCACTCAGCAAATCTGAGCCTGAATTGGAGCTACCCACAGAAGTGCGAGAAGCATTCACATAG
- the LOC142614959 gene encoding uncharacterized protein LOC142614959, with the protein MDHLLMNTRPLFSLTYHAIFLLFLSLSISKFSLATTLSNETDKLALLEFKSHIDSPLNVLASWNDSFHFCHWVGVTCGNKHQRVIGLDLKNNKLVGTISPHIGNLSFLRSLNLASNSFHGGIPSEVGYLTRLRNLNLSHNPTLGGEIPINLSHCSNLQYLNLMYNNLVQGIPSELGFLSKLQKLLLYNNYLSGWFPPSLGNLSSLQILSFANNNMEGEIPNTVAQMKSLTFFAVGENHLSGVFPPSLYNLSLLTCISLTDNNFTGNLNPDLGIALQNLQILLIGGNQFTGTIPVSLSNVSDIQMLDIPENQFTGTIPMSFGNLLNLQRFNAYFNHLGNNSVDDLRFLSSLHNCSQLNYLDVSCNQLGGNIPSSIGKLKNLNALYLYENKLTGVIPSSVGNMTQLLILALFNNSLEGSIPTSIGRCSHLQGVDLDHNKLNGTIPEQLFGLPLVQIDVSHNSLTDFLLPDFGNLKLLVDLDVSYNKFSKEIPAHLGDYLALETLYMQGNSFEGTIPDLSKLKGIQYLDLSNNNLSGQITSYMANFPVLQTLNLSFNNLEGDVPVEGVFRNASAVEVKGNTGLCGGIQELHLPACPIQRSKKHKKHFAFKLILAISIAAAFCLTLFSLMALFWLKKSKKKSLSISTFGPSYQKISYKELHNATDGFSLENLIGSGNFGSVYKGKLGPNEKHVAVKVLNLQKQGASKSFIAECEALRNIRHRNLVKILTACSSIDFKGNDFKALVYEFMPNGSLEMQLHPEDGLKQLRSLNLLQRINIAIDVASALLYLQHHCQTPIIHCDLKPSNILLDDDMIAHISDFGLARLLSKSGKEAFLNQLSSAGIKGTVGYAAPEYGMGSQLSTNGDVYSFGILLLEMLTRRKPTNKLFKDDLNLHNFVKLALPGRVMEIVDHSIFNEVGENDNTVSSWSDWTSGQTECLISVFHIGLACSAQSPIDRMDMNRVALELLSIKRKISLEA; encoded by the exons ATGGATCATCTGCTTATGAATACACGACCACTCTTCTCACTAACCTACCATGCCATCTTTCTTTTGTTCCTCTCTTTATCGATCTCAAAATTTTCCTTAGCTACCACACTTTCAAACGAAACTGATAAACTTGCACTGCTCGAATTCAAGTCCCACATAGATAGCCCTCTTAATGTTTTGGCTTCTTGGAATGACTCTTTCCATTTCTGCCACTGGGTTGGGGTCACTTGTGGCAACAAACACCAAAGAGTCATCGGTTTGGACCTAAAAAACAATAAGTTGGTTGGCACCATATCACCCCACATTGGAAATCTTTCTTTCCTTCGATCCCTCAACCTTGCAAGTAACTCTTTCCATGGTGGAATTCCCTCAGAAGTTGGTTACTTGACCAGGCTTAGAAATTTGAACCTGAGTCATAATCCAACATTAGGAGGGGAAATTCCAATCAATCTTTCTCACTGTTCCAACCTACAGTATCTTAATCTCATGTACAACAATTTAGTACAAGGAATCCCTTCAGAACTTGGCTTTTTGTCAAAACTTCAGAAACTACTTCTTTACAACAATTATCTAAGTGGATGGTTCCCACCTTCTCTGGGGAACTTGTCCTCTCTCCAAATTCTTTCGTTTGCAAATAACAATATGGAGGGAGAAATCCCAAATACAGTAGCCCAAATGAAAAGCTTGACATTTTTTGCTGTAGGAGAAAATCATCTTTCTGGTGTGTTTCCACCTTCCCTATACAATTTATCATTGCTCACATGTATTTCCTTGACTGATAACAACTTCACTGGTAACCTCAACCCCGACTTGGGCATTGCTCTTCAAAATCTGCAGATACTTTTGATAGGAGGAAACCAATTTACAGGAACAATTCCAGTTTCATTGTCCAACGTGTCAGACATTCAAATGCTTGATATCCCAGAAAATCAATTTACAGGAACCATTCCTATGAGTTTTGGTAATCTACTAAATCTTCAACGGTTTAATGCTTATTTTAATCATCTTGGAAATAACTCAGTTGATGATTTGCGTTTTCTAAGTTCTTTGCACAATTGTAGCCAGTTAAACTATCTGGATGTCAGCTGCAACCAACTTGGAG GGAATATTCCATCTTCAATTGGAAAGCTCAAAaacttgaatgctttgtacttGTATGAAAACAAATTGACTGGGGTGATCCCGTCTTCCGTTGGCAACATGACTCAATTACTAATTCTCGCCTTGTTCAATAACAGCTTAGAAGGGAGCATACCCACTAGTATTGGAAGGTGTAGCCACCTGCAAGGGGTAGATCTTGACCATAATAAATTAAATGGCACCATACCCGAGCAACTTTTTGGCCTTCCTCTAGTCCAAATTGATGTGTCTCATAACTCCTTGACCGATTTTTTACTACCAGATTTTGGAAACCTGAAACTTCTTGTTGACCTAGACGTTTCATACAACAAATTTTCCAAAGAGATTCCAGCCCACCTAGGGGACTATTTGGCCTTAGAAACACTTTATATGCAAGGAAACTCCTTTGAAGGAACCATTCCCGACCTAAGTAAGTTAAAAGGTATTCAATATCTTGATCTTTCCAACAACAACTTGTCCGGCCAAATCACAAGCTATATGGCTAATTTTCCCGTGTTGCAAACTTTAAACCTGTCTTTCAACAATCTTGAGGGAGATGTACCTGTAGAAGGGGTCTTCAGAAATGCTAGTGCAGTTGAAGTCAAAGGCAACACTGGTCTTTGTGGGGGGATCCAAGAGCTGCATTTGCCTGCATGCCCCATTCAAAGATCCAAGAAACACAAAAAGCATTTTGCTTTTAAATTGATACTGGCAATAAGCATTGCAGCTGCTTTCTGCTTGACATTGTTTTCTTTGATGGCTCTTTTCTGGTTGAAAAAGTCGAAGAAAAAAAGCCTTTCCATTTCCACCTTTGGACCCTCCTACCAAAAGATCTCTTATAAAGAATTACACAATGCAACTGATGGATTCTCTTTGGAGAATTTGATTGGTTCAGGTAATTTTGGTAGTGTCTATAAAGGAAAACTTGGTCCAAATGAAAAACATGTTGCAGTCAAGGTACTCAATCTTCAAAAGCAAGGAGCTTCCAAGAGTTTCATTGCCGAATGTGAAGCCTTGAGGAACATCCGGCATCGAAACCTCGTTAAGATTTTGACTGCTTGTTCGAGTATTGATTTTAAGGGCAATGATTTTAAAGCTTTAGTATATGAGTTCATGCCAAATGGAAGCTTGGAGATGCAATTACATCCTGAAGATGGGCTCAAGCAATTGAGAAGTTTAAATCTTCTTCAAAGAATCAACATTGCTATAGACGTGGCTTCAGCTTTGCTTTATCTTCAGCATCACTGCCAAACCCCTATTATTCATTGTGATCTAAAGCCAAGCAATATTCTTCTCGATGATGATATGATTGCTCATATAAGTGATTTTGGTTTGGCTAGACTCCTTTCAAAATCTGGCAAGGAAGCTTTTCTTAATCAATTAAGCTCAGCAGGGATTAAGGGAACTGTGGGATATGCTGCTCCAG AGTATGGAATGGGTAGTCAACTTTCAACTAATGGGGATGTATACAGCTTTGGGATTCTCTTATTGGAGATGTTAACTAGAAGAAAACCCACTAATAAACTATTCAAAGATGACCTGAACCTTCACAACTTTGTTAAGTTGGCATTGCCGGGACGAGTGATGGAGATTGTGGACCATTCAATTTTCAACGAAGTAGGAGAAAATGATAACACGGTTTCAAGTTGGAGTGACTGGACAAGTGGACAGACTGAATGCTTGATATCGGTCTTTCATATTGGACTTGCGTGTTCAGCACAATCTCCTATAGATAGAATGGACATGAACAGAGTAGCCCTGGAATTGCtttcaattaaaaggaaaatttcttTGGAAGCTTAA